In Snodgrassella alvi wkB2, the DNA window ACCGCATAAGTATCACGCCAGTTTGTGGCAATATGAGTGGTATTCGAAGTAGCACCATGTACCGGATCAATTGCCTTATCATTCTCAAATTTAATATCCAGAGCATGCAGACGTGAAGAACGCGTCCAGCTCACATTGCTGAAAACATTCCACTGCGGATTGACCTTCCACATACCGTGTACAGATACTACTTCCGGCGTAGTAATCTGTACCTGTGCACCTTCCAGAGCCTTAAAGCCAAACTGCTCAAACAGCGGAGCATAGTTTTCTGCAAATTTGCCCATAGGTTTCCAGCGCGCAGTACCGTGCAAATGCTGATTAATCTTCGAACGATAGCTCACACCTACCCGGACATCATCATTAATGTCCCATAACCAGCCGGCATTAAAACCATAGCCCCAGTCATTACCCTTGACTGTTGCGCGTGCATCAAATGCGCCCGGAGCTTTTTGATGTAATACAGATTGCGGTATTCCCGACTGTGCACTGCCTACCGGCGTAAAATCCGCATATTTCTGTACTTCTGCATGCAGGTATTGCGCAATCAGCCCCACACCCAGTGAATGTCTGTCATTAATTTTATAGGCAACAGCCGGATTAATATTCAATGCCTTTACGTTGGTTTTATTTACGTTATAGCGCAATACTGAATCAGAACTGTCATTGGTTCTGGCCGCATACGGAATATATACCCCAAGTCCCATACCCCATCTGTCGTTCAGGCGATGGGAAAAATACAGCTGCGGCACCAGTTGCGCAGTATTGGCAATATTGCCATGCTCAGGTCCCTGTACTGCGGAACCATCTGAAAATACACCTCGCGCATTACTGTATTTAATATCGGGCTTAATCACAAACAGATTAGTCTCTAGCTGGGTGCCATCCAGATGTACCAGTCCGGCAGGATTATTGACAATTGTTGCCGCATCGGCCGCTTCAGCAGCGGCAGCATTCCCGGTTCCAACAGCTGTTACCGACTGTAAGCCCAAATGATATCCGGAAGCATATACAGGAGAAATAACTATCGTCGTACTGATTAAGACCGCACTTATTTTCATCACAACTGGCAAACGTCTTGTCATTGTGTTTATTCTCAAAAGCATAAAATAAAAAAGACCTTATTAAAGGTCAGAAAACAAATAAAAAATTCAGTCAAAAATTAAGAATAAGATAAATTTGAGTGTTTATTCTAACTCAAAAAAGTAAATAATGCCGTTTGATAATCTTTACAATTATTCAACTAGATTAAATTACCCGTATTTAAATTCAATTAATTTTTACTCTTATAGCATATAAAATAAGAATAAAAATCATTATTTTTCAAATAGCTATTTTTTTAACTAAAGAAAATACACTAATTAAAACCAGATAAAAAATATACAAACTAAAAGCATAATAAATTAAATAACAATAAAATTGTTTTATTCAGGCTGAATTTGAAACATATTTGCCTGATATGATTTTCAGTTTGCTTATGCCTGACTGGTCATTATTTCTGGCTGGTAAACCAAACCATAAATAAACACAAAATTGTTGATTACCTGAAAATGAATACTGGATAGTCCGCAGTGCAGCACACCAGCGTTTCATTATTCTGCTGGCAACATTTGCCCGACTTTGCAATCATTAATTATTTTTTATACAGCAGTTTCAGCATTTATAAGCGAAATAATCCGGCTACCAGCCATTTACAGTCGCCTGTAGCAGTGGGTACACTGTCGTATTATTGATTTCGATAGCGAAACAACATGTTTCAACGTTTGAAACGCACCTGGCCACTATTACTGTTATGGCTGGATCTGATTTACAGTTTCATACTGAATATTGTTGCCAGTATTTCAATGGAACAGACACCAGTACCACGCAATAGTTTACCGGTATCACCAGACATTGCCTTTAGCTGGTTACAGGTAATCGCCAACGGCGGTATGGTATTCATTCTCAGCCTGGCTTTTCGTACACTGCTACAGTTAAACCGCGCAGTACAACAACAGCAGATATGGCCGCTGACATTGCTCAGAACAGCTGCGCTGCTGATTGTACTGGCGTTTAGTTTACCTGCATGGTGGCAATGGTCATGGGCATTATGGTCACTTGCACACGGACAGCTGGTTATAGACTGGCATAATCTGCATTACCTCATCGTTTCCATACTGTTACTTTATCCTGCCCCTCTGTGTCTGCGTTTACTCTGGATCCGCAGCCGGCAGCAGCACAGCAAAGCTGACTCCGGCAGCTCTGCTGAATCTGAAAACACCCAGCCACCAACCTGATTATTCACTACCGTCTTAAGCAAATACTGGCTGCAGACCAAATAGGGTAAAATATGCGCCGGAAATACAGTTGCGGACTTAATTTGCATGAACACACAATCCATTACCGCCTTACTTAACACAATATCTATTCCGGACAGTAACCGTACACTGGGCAGTGAAAAAGCCCTGAGTAATGTTACCGTCACCAGTGACGGCATTCATCTGGATCTTACTTTTCCCTATCCGGTTGCCCATCTGATTGACGAACTGCAACAGCGTATTGATCAGGCCATTACCACTGAATTCGGTGACACACCATTATTTGTTCAGGTACAACTGGCGATAGGTAAACATAAAGTACAGCCCGGTGTGCAAACCATTGCCGGCGTCAAAAATATTATTGCGGTTGCCTCAGGTAAAGGCGGTGTGGGCAAATCGACTACCAGTGCTAATCTGGCAATTGCCCTGAGCCGCATGGGTGCCCGTGTCGGCGTCCTTGATGCTGATATTTACGGCCCCAGCCAGCCTACCATGCTCGGTGTCGCCGGCCTTGAACCGCGTCAGCATCAAGATAAACTGATTCCAGTCATGGCTGCCGGTGAAATTCAAGTGATGTCCGTTGGTTTTCTGGTTGATACTGATCAGGCAGTTATCTGGCGCGGCCCGATGGTTAGTCAGGCTTTACAGCAGCTTCTGTTTCAGAGCCAGTGGGATGATGTCGATTATCTGATTATCGACTTACCCCCCGGTACAGGCGATATCCAGCTGACACTGGCACAGAAAATTCCGGTTACCGGTGCGGTTGTAGTGACCACACCGCAGGATATAGCACTGATTGATGCGCGCAAAGCAGTCAATATGTTCCAGAAAGTCAATATTCCCATTTTCGGCGTACTTGAAAACATGTCGGTGCATATCTGCTCTAACTGCGGCCATACCGAATCTATTTTCGGACAGAATGGCGGTAAACAGCTTGCTGATAAACTCGGTGTTCCCCTGCTGGGTCAGCTACCGTTAACAATGGCTGTACGTGAGGCCATGGATAACGGTACCGCCGGCATACTGGCAGAGCAGCAGCCGCAAATAGCCGGCTTGTATGAACAGGCTGCATGGCAGCTGGTGCAGGCACTGGCAGATCAGGGTAAAGACTATAGCCGGCGTTTC includes these proteins:
- a CDS encoding OmpP1/FadL family transporter is translated as MTRRLPVVMKISAVLISTTIVISPVYASGYHLGLQSVTAVGTGNAAAAEAADAATIVNNPAGLVHLDGTQLETNLFVIKPDIKYSNARGVFSDGSAVQGPEHGNIANTAQLVPQLYFSHRLNDRWGMGLGVYIPYAARTNDSSDSVLRYNVNKTNVKALNINPAVAYKINDRHSLGVGLIAQYLHAEVQKYADFTPVGSAQSGIPQSVLHQKAPGAFDARATVKGNDWGYGFNAGWLWDINDDVRVGVSYRSKINQHLHGTARWKPMGKFAENYAPLFEQFGFKALEGAQVQITTPEVVSVHGMWKVNPQWNVFSNVSWTRSSRLHALDIKFENDKAIDPVHGATSNTTHIATNWRDTYAVGVGASYQQNPHLQWRFGVNYDQSPVRSASSRLSTIPDGNRWLFGAGFKYDVDKKNTVAVSYAYLHIQHTHMNQQDEGTHVSSNVRGEADYRSNAHIAGVSYTYRF
- the apbC gene encoding iron-sulfur cluster carrier protein ApbC — protein: MNTQSITALLNTISIPDSNRTLGSEKALSNVTVTSDGIHLDLTFPYPVAHLIDELQQRIDQAITTEFGDTPLFVQVQLAIGKHKVQPGVQTIAGVKNIIAVASGKGGVGKSTTSANLAIALSRMGARVGVLDADIYGPSQPTMLGVAGLEPRQHQDKLIPVMAAGEIQVMSVGFLVDTDQAVIWRGPMVSQALQQLLFQSQWDDVDYLIIDLPPGTGDIQLTLAQKIPVTGAVVVTTPQDIALIDARKAVNMFQKVNIPIFGVLENMSVHICSNCGHTESIFGQNGGKQLADKLGVPLLGQLPLTMAVREAMDNGTAGILAEQQPQIAGLYEQAAWQLVQALADQGKDYSRRFPKIVVE